A stretch of the Tardiphaga sp. 709 genome encodes the following:
- a CDS encoding CoA transferase subunit A: protein MNKVYPDAKSALDGILKDGMMIMSGGFGLCGIAEDLSDALRDSGVKDLTVVSNNAGVDGIGLSRLLETRQIKKMISSYVGENKLFAQQYLAGELELEFSPQGTLAERIRAGGAGIPGFYTKTGVGTLISEGKPTMEFNGETYMLERGLFADIAIVHAWKGDTAGNLVYRKTARNFNPMMATAAKITIAEVEHLVPAGEIDPDHIHTPGIFVKRIVEVGTGKKRIEKVTSRQRPA from the coding sequence ATGAACAAGGTCTACCCCGACGCCAAATCGGCACTCGACGGCATTCTCAAGGACGGCATGATGATCATGTCCGGCGGCTTCGGCCTCTGCGGCATTGCCGAAGACCTGTCGGACGCCTTGCGCGATTCCGGGGTCAAGGACCTCACTGTGGTGTCCAATAACGCCGGCGTCGACGGTATCGGCCTGTCGCGCCTGCTGGAAACCCGCCAGATCAAGAAGATGATCTCGTCCTATGTCGGCGAGAACAAGCTCTTCGCCCAGCAGTATCTGGCCGGCGAACTGGAACTCGAATTCTCCCCGCAGGGCACGCTGGCCGAGCGCATCCGTGCTGGCGGCGCCGGCATCCCGGGCTTCTACACCAAGACCGGCGTTGGCACGCTGATCTCGGAAGGCAAGCCGACCATGGAATTCAACGGCGAGACCTACATGCTCGAGCGTGGTCTGTTTGCCGACATTGCCATTGTGCACGCCTGGAAGGGCGATACCGCAGGCAACCTCGTTTATCGCAAGACCGCCCGCAACTTTAACCCGATGATGGCGACCGCCGCGAAGATCACCATTGCCGAAGTCGAGCATCTGGTGCCGGCCGGCGAGATCGACCCGGATCACATTCACACCCCCGGCATTTTTGTGAAGCGCATTGTCGAGGTCGGTACCGGCAAGAAGCGGATCGAAAAAGTCACCTCGCGTCAGCGTCCCGCGTAA
- a CDS encoding AsmA family protein codes for MPIAALLGVAVIGLFAMSWLLNRDTLRHAVEAQIRAVTGLDFVVNGAVDVSVFPGSYVSFHDVGLKGGGSIDPALTVDVLTANLRLLPLLLQRFEIADMMMLRPRIRVIREASGESNWTPFIESIARTMRPGAEQPLSFSEIRIQDGVLHYQDPHNTERLGDIDLSLAWPSISRSFAATGQFDWRGERIDGSLSVSDFIAALSGERSGVKARIAGAPIKLAFDGTVANKASLVMEGTLTADSLSLRNALRWVGQAPPGSGGFGRFALKARASLVGPSIALTNVNVELDGNSAEGVMTYSNTGRQTLQATLAAGALDFTPYVSTVRLLASGARDWNRQLFDLNALSTTDLDMRLSAAKVTVGSSVLGRTALGANLRGGTLALSVGEAQMYGGIVRGSFNVAHSDAVADVKAQFQFSDVDLQACASDLFGVNKLTGRGNLSMMLEASGSSPFGLAQSLDGTATLTGHDGAISGFNVEQLLKRLERRPLSGAGNFRSGSTPFNTLNMSVKFNDGIATAQDIRIDGPAAKLTLTGTASVPSREYDFKGIASLNPATNGTGGFELPFVIQGPWDDPLIFPDPESLIRRSPGAAPLLDAVKDRKTRDAVRSVIERFTGVPKQAPVAEPDKPADAPAAAAPADAAPKAN; via the coding sequence ATGCCGATTGCGGCGCTCCTGGGTGTTGCAGTGATCGGGCTGTTTGCCATGTCGTGGTTGCTCAACCGCGATACGTTGCGCCATGCCGTGGAGGCCCAGATCCGCGCCGTGACCGGGCTGGATTTCGTCGTCAACGGCGCGGTGGATGTCTCGGTCTTTCCGGGCAGCTATGTCTCGTTTCACGATGTCGGCCTGAAAGGCGGCGGGTCGATCGATCCCGCTTTGACGGTCGATGTGCTGACGGCCAATCTGCGGCTGTTGCCGCTGCTGCTGCAGCGCTTCGAGATCGCCGACATGATGATGCTGCGGCCACGTATCCGCGTGATCCGCGAGGCCTCCGGCGAAAGCAACTGGACGCCATTCATCGAGTCCATCGCCCGCACCATGAGGCCGGGCGCTGAACAGCCACTATCCTTCTCCGAGATCCGCATCCAGGACGGCGTTCTGCACTATCAGGACCCACACAACACCGAGCGTCTCGGCGACATCGACCTGTCGCTCGCCTGGCCATCGATCTCGCGCTCATTCGCGGCAACGGGCCAGTTCGACTGGCGCGGCGAACGCATCGACGGCAGCCTCAGCGTCAGCGACTTCATTGCCGCACTGTCCGGTGAGCGCTCCGGCGTAAAGGCACGCATCGCCGGTGCGCCGATCAAGCTGGCATTCGACGGCACCGTCGCCAACAAGGCCAGTCTGGTCATGGAAGGCACGCTGACTGCCGACAGCCTGTCGCTGCGCAATGCGCTGCGCTGGGTCGGTCAGGCACCGCCCGGCTCCGGCGGTTTCGGCCGCTTTGCCCTGAAGGCGCGTGCCAGCTTGGTGGGCCCGTCGATTGCACTCACCAACGTCAATGTCGAACTCGACGGCAACAGTGCCGAGGGCGTCATGACCTACAGCAACACGGGCCGCCAGACGCTGCAGGCGACGCTGGCTGCCGGTGCGCTCGACTTCACGCCCTATGTGTCCACCGTGCGGCTGCTGGCCTCCGGCGCCCGCGACTGGAACCGGCAGCTGTTCGATCTGAACGCGCTGTCCACCACTGATCTCGACATGCGCCTGTCGGCCGCCAAGGTCACCGTCGGCTCTTCAGTGCTCGGCCGCACCGCGCTCGGCGCCAACCTGCGCGGCGGCACACTGGCGCTGTCGGTAGGTGAAGCGCAGATGTATGGCGGCATCGTCCGTGGTTCGTTCAACGTTGCCCATTCCGATGCAGTCGCTGATGTGAAGGCCCAGTTCCAGTTCAGCGATGTCGACCTGCAGGCCTGTGCCAGCGATCTGTTCGGCGTCAACAAGCTCACCGGCCGCGGCAATCTCAGCATGATGCTGGAGGCCTCGGGCTCATCGCCCTTTGGTCTCGCGCAATCACTCGACGGCACCGCGACGTTGACCGGTCATGACGGCGCCATCAGCGGCTTCAACGTCGAACAGTTGCTGAAGCGGTTGGAGCGACGTCCGCTGTCCGGCGCCGGCAATTTCCGCTCGGGTTCGACGCCGTTCAATACGCTCAACATGTCCGTGAAATTCAACGACGGCATCGCTACCGCACAGGATATCCGTATCGATGGTCCCGCTGCAAAACTGACGCTGACCGGTACCGCGTCGGTGCCCTCACGTGAATATGATTTCAAGGGCATCGCTAGTCTCAATCCGGCAACCAACGGCACCGGCGGCTTCGAGCTGCCTTTCGTGATCCAGGGCCCGTGGGACGATCCGCTGATCTTCCCAGATCCGGAAAGCCTGATCCGCCGATCGCCGGGCGCGGCGCCTTTGCTGGATGCGGTGAAGGATCGCAAGACCCGCGACGCCGTACGCTCGGTGATCGAGCGCTTTACGGGTGTGCCCAAACAGGCGCCGGTAGCAGAGCCGGATAAGCCCGCCGATGCACCTGCAGCGGCAGCACCTGCCGATGCAGCACCGAAGGCGAATTAA
- a CDS encoding ABC transporter permease, whose translation MAVHPLRLSRFNVTSLVLGLAFLYLPIVILVIYSFNASRLVTVWGGWSTRWYTEFFNDRAMLDAAWMSLRVGVVSATLATLLGTLAAIALTRGAGFRGRMLMSGMLYAPLVMPEVITGLSLLLLFVALDAGRGFVTVTIAHTTLTMCFVAVVVQSRLARIDRSLEEAAMDLGRDPLRAFIAVTLPLIWPAIAAGWMLAFTLSLDDLVIASFTTGPGSATLPIRIYSEVRLGVKPEINAICTLIVGFIAVVIVLASLVSKLSSARGESAAPL comes from the coding sequence ATGGCCGTGCATCCGCTCCGCCTGTCGCGCTTTAACGTCACGTCGCTGGTGCTTGGCCTGGCGTTTCTATATCTGCCGATCGTCATTCTGGTCATCTATTCGTTCAACGCTTCGCGGCTGGTGACCGTGTGGGGCGGCTGGTCGACGCGCTGGTACACCGAATTCTTCAACGACCGTGCGATGCTCGATGCTGCCTGGATGAGCCTTCGCGTGGGGGTCGTGTCGGCGACGCTGGCAACGCTGCTCGGCACTTTGGCCGCGATAGCGTTGACGCGTGGTGCGGGATTTCGCGGCCGGATGCTGATGTCCGGGATGCTCTATGCGCCGCTGGTGATGCCCGAGGTGATCACCGGCCTGTCGCTGCTGCTGCTGTTCGTGGCGCTGGACGCCGGGCGCGGCTTTGTCACGGTGACCATCGCCCACACCACACTCACCATGTGCTTTGTCGCTGTCGTGGTGCAATCGCGCCTCGCGAGGATTGATCGCAGCCTCGAGGAAGCGGCGATGGATCTTGGCCGCGATCCGCTCCGCGCATTTATAGCCGTTACGTTGCCGCTGATCTGGCCGGCCATTGCCGCGGGCTGGATGCTGGCCTTCACGCTGTCGCTCGACGACCTCGTCATCGCCAGTTTCACAACCGGGCCGGGCTCGGCAACGCTGCCGATCAGGATCTATTCGGAAGTGCGTCTTGGCGTGAAACCGGAGATCAACGCGATCTGCACGCTGATCGTCGGTTTCATCGCCGTCGTTATTGTACTGGCATCGCTGGTGTCGAAACTGTCGAGCGCCCGGGGCGAAAGCGCCGCGCCGTTGTAA
- a CDS encoding ABC transporter permease, giving the protein MSRNRIFTAPARLAAIPPYVWMVLFFLVPFGFVLKISLSQTAIAQPPYLPVFGLSEGIAGLKASFAALSLDNFRLLVSDNLYLASYLRSVLVAVVSTLILLAVGYPIAYGMARLPRRWQGIAMMLVIVPFWTSFLIRIYAWINILQHDGLLNKVLLALHVVSAPIVWLSTDSAMYLGIVYSYLPFMILPLYATLAKQDPSLIEAAADLGVSRVDAFWLVTVPLSLRGVGAGALLCFIPIMGEFVIPDLLAGSNSLMIGQTLWLEFFTNKDWPVASATAIVLLGLLLIPLLVYDRLQRRQLEAR; this is encoded by the coding sequence ATGAGCCGCAATCGCATCTTTACGGCGCCGGCGCGGCTCGCTGCCATCCCGCCCTATGTCTGGATGGTGCTGTTCTTTCTGGTGCCCTTCGGCTTCGTGCTGAAGATCAGCCTGTCGCAGACAGCGATTGCGCAGCCGCCTTATCTGCCGGTGTTCGGTCTGTCCGAAGGAATCGCCGGGCTCAAGGCCTCGTTTGCCGCGCTGTCGCTGGATAATTTCCGGTTGCTCGTTTCCGACAATCTCTATCTCGCATCCTATCTGCGCAGCGTCCTCGTCGCCGTCGTATCGACCCTGATCTTGCTCGCGGTCGGTTATCCCATCGCCTATGGCATGGCGCGTCTGCCACGGCGCTGGCAGGGCATCGCGATGATGCTGGTCATCGTGCCGTTCTGGACCTCGTTCCTGATCCGCATCTATGCCTGGATCAACATCCTGCAGCATGACGGCTTGCTCAATAAGGTCCTGCTCGCGCTGCACGTTGTATCGGCGCCAATCGTGTGGCTGTCCACCGACAGTGCGATGTATCTCGGCATCGTCTATTCCTATCTGCCTTTCATGATCCTGCCGCTCTATGCCACGCTCGCGAAGCAGGACCCCTCGCTGATCGAGGCCGCCGCCGATCTCGGCGTCTCGCGCGTCGACGCCTTCTGGCTGGTGACAGTTCCCTTGTCCCTGCGCGGCGTCGGCGCCGGGGCACTGCTGTGCTTCATCCCGATCATGGGCGAATTCGTCATTCCCGATCTGCTCGCCGGATCGAATTCGCTGATGATCGGCCAGACGCTGTGGCTCGAGTTCTTCACGAACAAGGATTGGCCGGTCGCATCGGCTACCGCCATCGTGTTGCTCGGACTGCTGTTGATCCCCCTGCTGGTCTATGACCGGCTGCAGCGCCGGCAGCTGGAGGCGCGCTGA